Proteins from a single region of Fodinibius sp. Rm-B-1B1-1:
- a CDS encoding T9SS type A sorting domain-containing protein codes for MALIPFHLQAQTKTWTGAIDSEWHKAGNWNPSGVPASDATVEIRPQNGNPYPVISKDVTISTVTISLWYSGGDLTVSNGAYLTITNQLNMYSNSNLFIESNSSISITGNINFNGDGSQVIDINGNAQFSTTSDFSLSGTFYGGSGDIQIGGQLTVPSGNSFNTEEATVTVTNNTKINGIYNGDNGYTTFNGNTDVRDGGVINLDTGTIIFNGQAQIRNNGTLNMGTGTVNLNAGLTAESDGNVNVQNGNLNVQGNATFQNNGNLSSDNGNVNVTGDASLQNGGNFNFNEGSLNVGGNSTFQNGGTFNAGKSQIDLKGDLTVQNGGNFNSDSSTVSFSGDQTQTINTNGNDITFHNVKVDSGSSVQTDGSADNTVNIENDLTVEENGQVGVQGDDTIDVQGDLNNQGNVQAKRPFVYAITTPSLSEVIVAYDKKMDPSTTQNTSNYSINNGISVSNATLTPSDSTVTLQVSPQLTENIEYKLTVNNVQSAAGEEISDNHIKRFTPMVDITYYSRQTGSWDNLNSWSTQSHTGSAASSIPNAHDGEDVIIGNNHTITIGSTQDISNLNELTIDDTGTLAVSAGDTLILNEFPIIGGGTFDLQNNGTLQLGLSEGITAPGNEAGNIQSENRSYSETANYIYAGSTDQKTGSGLPVTVNDLRIDNNSEVTASNDLQVKGTLYLQNGTLTIPSGQALIANTKSINNGNLSFERILSGDPGWRMLSSPVSASFNNFLSNIITQGYEGAYYDASVAPNDTLQPNVLYYNETYEGTDNQRWRTPSSASEEVIPGLGYNVYLFGNVEVDERYNNPLPATLTVSGQEHAGPVDLAVTYTAEADTGWNLVGNPYGAPVNWDNSGGWNKTNIDQTIYVWEPDDNSYKTWNGSTGTLGNGIIPPFQAFWIKANTPQPNSQPELVVNENAKTMDSSFYFVGKTRSDTNPEIKIHLNYNNNTNSIFFSFYDNAKVGKDARDAYHLQPPLGTSTYSELFSIGRKNNRFNINALPISFGVPIEIPITANVIKNHQKVSESVELQIAEIKNIPSSWEVTLVDRKTGQDLSTSKGSNYQFKTTGNNNGNEKNKNALQKDYQILTEADPSDARFALQIHPGASGTGLPNKIDLKQNYPNPFNPTTTIRFTLPIQNEVTLEVFNILGRKVATLLDNRSYQAGLHSISWNASNVASGTYIYRLTTGDRVISQKMTVIK; via the coding sequence TTGGCTTTAATTCCTTTCCACCTACAAGCACAAACGAAAACTTGGACTGGAGCTATCGATTCGGAATGGCACAAAGCTGGTAACTGGAACCCATCAGGAGTACCTGCATCTGATGCAACAGTTGAAATACGCCCACAGAATGGAAATCCCTATCCTGTTATCTCCAAAGATGTCACAATTTCAACTGTAACAATTTCACTTTGGTATAGCGGCGGAGACCTAACAGTTAGTAATGGTGCTTATTTAACCATTACTAACCAGTTAAATATGTATAGCAACTCTAACTTATTTATAGAATCTAATTCATCGATATCAATAACGGGAAATATAAATTTTAATGGAGATGGTTCACAAGTCATTGATATAAACGGCAACGCCCAATTTTCAACTACCTCAGATTTTAGTCTCTCGGGAACATTTTACGGTGGTAGCGGCGATATTCAAATTGGCGGACAATTAACTGTTCCGAGTGGTAATTCATTTAATACTGAAGAAGCTACCGTTACCGTCACCAACAATACCAAAATTAACGGTATTTATAATGGAGATAATGGCTATACAACGTTTAATGGTAACACTGACGTTCGAGATGGTGGCGTTATTAACTTAGATACTGGAACTATCATCTTTAATGGTCAAGCTCAAATACGAAACAATGGAACGCTAAATATGGGTACGGGCACCGTCAATCTCAATGCCGGCTTAACCGCCGAAAGTGACGGTAACGTAAATGTACAGAACGGAAACCTTAACGTACAGGGTAATGCAACTTTCCAGAACAACGGGAATTTATCATCTGATAATGGGAATGTAAATGTTACCGGAGATGCCAGCCTGCAAAACGGAGGCAATTTTAATTTTAATGAGGGTTCGCTTAACGTGGGGGGTAACTCAACCTTTCAAAACGGAGGAACCTTTAATGCCGGCAAGTCCCAAATAGACCTCAAGGGCGATTTAACGGTCCAAAATGGTGGGAATTTCAATTCTGACAGCAGTACCGTTTCTTTTAGTGGTGATCAAACCCAAACTATTAATACCAATGGTAATGACATTACCTTCCATAATGTAAAAGTTGATTCGGGATCATCAGTCCAAACAGACGGGTCGGCGGACAACACAGTAAATATTGAAAATGACCTTACTGTTGAAGAAAATGGTCAAGTTGGCGTTCAGGGAGATGATACTATCGATGTTCAGGGTGATCTTAATAATCAAGGAAACGTACAAGCTAAACGACCCTTTGTTTATGCAATAACAACTCCTTCCCTCTCAGAAGTAATAGTTGCTTACGACAAAAAGATGGATCCTTCAACTACCCAGAACACCTCCAATTACTCAATCAATAATGGGATATCCGTATCCAATGCTACGTTAACTCCATCTGATTCGACCGTAACGCTACAGGTTTCACCACAGCTAACAGAAAATATAGAATATAAGCTTACAGTTAATAATGTACAGTCAGCCGCCGGTGAAGAAATATCAGATAATCATATTAAGCGATTTACGCCCATGGTTGATATCACCTATTACAGTCGTCAAACCGGTAGCTGGGATAATCTCAATTCATGGTCCACGCAAAGTCACACCGGATCAGCAGCCTCCAGTATCCCCAACGCCCACGATGGTGAAGATGTCATAATCGGGAATAATCATACGATCACGATAGGATCAACACAAGATATTAGTAACCTCAATGAATTGACCATCGACGATACAGGAACTCTGGCCGTAAGTGCCGGAGATACTCTTATTCTAAATGAGTTTCCCATTATTGGCGGCGGTACTTTTGATCTTCAGAATAACGGGACTCTGCAATTAGGATTATCTGAAGGAATCACAGCTCCAGGTAACGAAGCCGGAAATATCCAGTCTGAAAACCGAAGTTATAGCGAGACTGCTAATTATATCTATGCTGGTTCAACTGACCAAAAAACCGGTTCGGGCTTGCCTGTAACCGTCAATGATCTACGCATTGATAACAATTCGGAGGTAACAGCTTCAAACGATCTTCAAGTTAAAGGGACTCTCTATCTACAGAATGGAACGTTAACAATTCCATCCGGACAAGCACTTATTGCTAATACCAAATCAATCAATAATGGAAATCTATCATTTGAACGAATTCTCTCAGGAGATCCGGGCTGGAGAATGCTTTCTTCACCTGTTTCAGCTTCGTTTAATAATTTTTTAAGTAATATTATTACCCAGGGTTACGAAGGGGCTTATTATGATGCCAGCGTAGCGCCGAATGATACTCTGCAACCAAACGTCTTATATTATAATGAAACCTATGAGGGTACTGATAATCAGCGCTGGAGAACACCTTCATCTGCATCTGAAGAAGTTATACCTGGACTGGGTTACAATGTATACCTGTTTGGAAATGTAGAAGTCGACGAGCGATATAATAATCCTCTGCCCGCCACCCTCACAGTAAGTGGTCAGGAACATGCCGGACCTGTAGATCTTGCTGTAACATATACAGCCGAAGCAGACACCGGATGGAACCTCGTTGGAAATCCGTATGGCGCTCCTGTAAATTGGGATAATTCTGGTGGGTGGAATAAAACTAATATCGATCAAACGATCTATGTGTGGGAACCCGATGACAATTCCTACAAAACCTGGAACGGATCTACTGGCACGCTGGGAAATGGCATTATCCCCCCCTTTCAAGCTTTTTGGATTAAAGCCAATACGCCCCAACCAAACAGTCAGCCGGAGCTTGTGGTTAATGAAAATGCCAAAACAATGGATTCCTCCTTTTATTTTGTAGGTAAAACACGAAGTGATACAAATCCCGAAATTAAGATTCACTTAAATTACAACAATAATACAAACAGCATTTTCTTTAGCTTTTATGACAATGCCAAAGTAGGAAAGGACGCCCGTGATGCCTACCATTTGCAACCTCCTCTGGGTACTTCCACGTATTCTGAACTCTTTTCTATCGGCCGGAAAAACAATCGCTTTAATATTAATGCTCTCCCAATTTCATTTGGGGTCCCCATAGAAATACCCATCACTGCCAATGTTATCAAGAATCATCAAAAGGTCTCAGAATCTGTAGAGCTACAAATTGCTGAAATCAAGAATATTCCATCAAGTTGGGAGGTAACATTGGTCGATCGGAAAACAGGTCAAGATTTATCGACCTCTAAAGGATCAAACTATCAATTTAAGACCACCGGCAATAATAATGGAAACGAAAAAAATAAAAATGCCTTACAAAAAGACTACCAAATATTAACGGAGGCTGATCCATCGGATGCCCGGTTTGCCCTTCAAATTCATCCCGGTGCTTCCGGAACGGGATTACCCAACAAAATTGATCTCAAACAGAATTATCCCAATCCTTTTAATCCTACAACTACTATCCGATTTACCTTGCCCATCCAAAATGAAGTAACACTGGAAGTATTCAATATTTTAGGCCGAAAAGTAGCTACACTTTTAGACAACCGGTCCTATCAGGCAGGGTTACATAGTATAAGCTGGAATGCTTCAAACGTTGCCAGCGGCACCTATATTTATCGTTTAACTACAGGGGATCGTGTCATCTCCCAAAAAATGACGGTTATCAAATAG
- the rfbD gene encoding dTDP-4-dehydrorhamnose reductase, whose amino-acid sequence MKVLLLGASGQLGREWQRIIEAGYGDEIELITYTSDGLDITHYREMSDKFRNQKPDVVINCAAYTDVDGAEEHRKLARKVNTEAVLYLAELSNELDFKLIHYSTDYVFPGTKLNRREFPEGYHETYPAEPINWYGKTKWEGEQAIRQTTENHLIIRVSWLCGQFGSNFVKTMLKLGQERDELQIVNDQWGSPTFTENVVQNCLNLLNQEANGTYHITSEGLITWYDFAKAIFKVCGTKVNLEAVDSNAFPTKAKRPYFSKLNTQKIEGIEDSRIINWQEGLRKLLRQL is encoded by the coding sequence ATGAAAGTATTACTACTTGGAGCGTCTGGACAGTTAGGCAGAGAATGGCAACGGATTATTGAAGCCGGGTATGGAGATGAAATTGAGCTAATAACTTATACTTCGGATGGTTTGGATATTACGCATTACCGAGAAATGTCGGATAAGTTTCGTAATCAGAAGCCGGATGTGGTGATCAACTGTGCGGCGTATACTGATGTTGATGGTGCAGAGGAGCACCGTAAATTGGCCCGAAAGGTAAATACTGAAGCAGTGCTTTATCTTGCTGAGTTAAGTAATGAGTTGGATTTTAAGCTTATCCATTACTCAACGGATTATGTTTTTCCCGGTACAAAATTGAATCGCAGGGAATTTCCTGAGGGATATCACGAAACGTATCCTGCTGAGCCTATTAATTGGTACGGCAAAACGAAGTGGGAGGGAGAACAGGCCATTCGTCAGACGACTGAAAACCATTTAATTATCCGTGTGTCGTGGCTGTGTGGTCAGTTTGGTTCTAACTTTGTAAAAACGATGCTTAAGCTGGGACAAGAACGGGATGAGTTACAGATTGTGAACGACCAGTGGGGTAGCCCTACTTTTACTGAGAATGTGGTGCAGAATTGTCTAAACTTGCTTAATCAAGAAGCAAACGGAACGTATCATATTACATCAGAGGGATTGATAACGTGGTATGATTTTGCCAAAGCTATCTTTAAGGTTTGTGGTACCAAGGTAAACCTTGAAGCTGTTGATTCGAATGCTTTTCCCACCAAGGCGAAACGCCCGTATTTCTCGAAATTGAATACGCAAAAAATTGAAGGTATAGAAGACAGCCGGATTATTAATTGGCAAGAAGGTCTGCGGAAGTTGTTAAGGCAGTTATAG
- a CDS encoding sugar phosphate nucleotidyltransferase — MKGIILAGGTGSRLYPLTKVTNKHLLPVGNQPMIYHPIAKLTEAGIEEILIVTGTEHMGDVVNLLGSGKDFGCRFTYKVQDEAGGIAQALGLAENFVGDDSMTVILGDNIFQTSLDEALKSYPGSGAQILLKEVDDPERFGVAEVAGDKIIDIEEKPDQPKSNLAVTGVYIYDARVFDFIRQLEPSDRGELEITDVNNHYIKEESMRFSVMEGWWTDAGTPSSYKRANKLVDSE; from the coding sequence ATGAAAGGAATTATCTTGGCAGGTGGTACGGGATCTCGGTTGTATCCGTTAACAAAAGTTACCAACAAACACCTGTTACCAGTTGGTAACCAACCGATGATTTATCATCCCATAGCAAAACTAACCGAAGCAGGTATTGAAGAGATTTTAATTGTTACCGGTACCGAGCACATGGGGGATGTGGTGAACCTGTTGGGATCAGGAAAGGATTTTGGATGTCGTTTTACCTATAAGGTACAAGACGAGGCTGGAGGTATTGCGCAGGCACTGGGATTGGCTGAGAATTTTGTCGGGGATGATTCGATGACTGTTATTTTAGGGGATAATATTTTCCAGACGTCGTTGGATGAGGCCCTAAAATCATATCCCGGGAGCGGCGCCCAGATTTTGTTAAAAGAAGTGGATGATCCCGAGCGTTTTGGGGTGGCTGAAGTTGCCGGTGACAAAATTATAGATATAGAAGAAAAACCGGATCAGCCTAAAAGTAACTTGGCAGTGACTGGCGTTTATATATATGATGCCCGGGTGTTTGATTTTATTCGTCAGTTGGAGCCATCAGATCGCGGGGAGCTCGAAATTACGGATGTGAATAATCATTACATTAAAGAAGAATCTATGCGATTTTCGGTGATGGAGGGCTGGTGGACAGATGCGGGAACACCGTCGTCATATAAGCGGGCTAATAAACTGGTGGATTCGGAGTAA
- a CDS encoding invasin domain 3-containing protein, translating to MGQEADVIKAAGGTNLSIDSVNVQNGGYTTLDTLTIRETASGQLEEGLSLVLELPNGFEWNPDLQHIDNGGTIGIIITPTGGNNTELEVEFNANSSNASQVVIDVTSESRTTGGGRGKGPGRVEISGLQLKPTTLDVPTIGQISNTGGTGPDKNYGDLSTAVGAIQEIIVESAADGSGQQISSQDILAGEPITGYAIGRDVGDNFVENIGLNDESDWNLINITGNVPQTALTPSADLKNATFSSQKTGTAQIQANYSNVSLTPSETITVLPRAADEMVINTQPSGTATAGDPFPTQPVIYLQDQFGNKVTTDNSTEVTVSISSGNGSLSGTLTQTASNGEITFTDLFATVAETITLQFENPEFSTVTSDQITINPASPSDLTYTQQPSNTAQGSNIDPAVELQLLDEFENIVTNSGTQVTINDESFLDSGTSDFTSDTDSDGIATFDGLNIASGASKGSVNLTAQFSGISSPVSSESFLIIAADELARFIITDTNGNDIGEQQAGSSFNITVTAKDGSKSDYTFSSDRTVEITSDGDIQKNGSSTSSFQITIPSGESSLNTDLTITSSGDTKIFADEGQDVSGTSNTFNVTPSSTIDETQSTITANPTLITADGNSTSTITVQLKDEFGNNLVSGGETVELTTTAGTFNGGVTTITANDEGDGTYTAVLISSTTAGETATISATVNSNDITDEATVNFEPGEVTSFTIALPQSNGSPATQTAGAPFEIDVHAVDDLGNTVTSFNGPVTFTSNSAISAGETATFSNGTLENYPITLTTAGANVTITVSGDNLYQVSGTSTSFEIVANQPDASTSQVTASPDILLSDGDSQSVITVTLRDEFQNQVFQQKAVSLNIAQLEENDGVSPDGDADATFTNGQQSISNLPFNSNQGIYRDTLTSTNTIELVEITGSFGSSPSTGISQTPTVDIVIPNTWEPGGGPSEFRSDWNNDDNWTSGVPDEDDYVVIPDNSDPVPELDLNVTLGSFQIGTGNSLTLYGGNAITVSGNLDLQGDLNIEENTELNVNGNLIGGGTFAGQSGTNIEVKGDISLTNFNTRTTGSEITLNGSDPQVITTPIFRAQSLNILNDVTATSGDLIDTANLLITEGNTFELAQDAGITLDNLENISGDGELILNNNTLVTRGDLSLLNIDTSEGTVIFGIRTDENFADYPDLEQQQIANLSEMQNAVINNTEGVRTFEDIIIEGDLTLENGELIISSGKSLIAPNQTYNNGSITIRRSISNNGWVMMGSPINVTFSDLFDGLVTQGMTNSDYPDKQPNLLYYYESAECTQDGDTVPCTDNQRWRTPDDINNNIHSSNTDSLGQGYFFYVFGDVDGDSDYNDSLPKTLSVSGEEYQQQSSTFDFTSVSYTASADTIESMVGWNLLSNPWAASLDWDDSEWTKTNVDNVIYIWDPSTNSYKTWNGIDGSLDNGLIKPFQAFWVKANGTNPNLTVDKSVKTTGGTYYGKSKKEPASIGFKLEADTLETETHITLTPDGSNAKDPRDAYRLLPFETETYLELYTTFDDGTELSINNLARSFGKEISIPMHVGGFNDGQPINGEYTLSWPTFGDVPDEWTIILQDKKTGEKINLRKNTFYSFNLSQSKAKSPISNTTENFQLVKNQRLDTKAKSQNKSNSDENRFVIHISPGADGADVPDEYSLGKNYPNPFSEQTTIEYNTPVEGEVQIHIYDILGRKVKTILNERRPADYHEIDWIPSQLASGVYIVVMRAGGKQFSKKLTYIK from the coding sequence ATGGGACAAGAAGCCGATGTTATTAAGGCGGCAGGGGGCACGAATCTTTCTATCGATTCAGTTAATGTTCAAAATGGGGGATACACAACCTTAGATACGCTAACCATTCGAGAAACAGCATCAGGACAACTTGAAGAAGGTTTAAGTCTTGTTTTGGAACTCCCAAATGGTTTCGAATGGAATCCCGACCTTCAACATATCGATAATGGGGGAACTATTGGTATCATTATTACACCTACAGGTGGTAATAATACGGAGTTAGAGGTAGAATTTAACGCTAACAGCAGCAATGCATCACAAGTAGTTATTGATGTAACAAGTGAAAGTAGAACAACCGGAGGTGGTCGAGGTAAAGGACCAGGACGAGTGGAAATAAGTGGTCTACAACTTAAACCTACTACCTTGGACGTACCTACAATCGGTCAAATATCAAATACCGGTGGTACTGGCCCAGACAAAAATTATGGAGATCTAAGCACGGCCGTGGGGGCCATTCAAGAAATAATTGTTGAGTCTGCTGCTGACGGATCAGGGCAACAAATATCAAGCCAAGACATTTTAGCCGGCGAACCTATTACCGGATATGCTATTGGACGTGATGTTGGAGACAATTTTGTAGAAAATATAGGACTTAATGATGAAAGTGATTGGAACCTAATTAATATTACAGGAAATGTCCCACAAACTGCCCTTACTCCTTCAGCAGATCTTAAAAATGCAACCTTTTCCTCCCAAAAAACCGGTACGGCACAAATTCAGGCAAACTACAGCAATGTCAGCCTAACTCCTTCCGAAACCATCACAGTACTGCCAAGGGCTGCGGATGAGATGGTTATTAACACCCAACCTTCCGGCACCGCTACAGCCGGAGATCCCTTCCCAACCCAACCTGTTATTTATTTACAGGATCAATTTGGGAACAAAGTAACTACAGATAATTCTACAGAAGTTACGGTAAGTATCAGTTCTGGGAACGGATCATTATCTGGTACACTTACTCAAACGGCATCAAACGGTGAAATCACGTTTACAGATTTGTTTGCTACGGTTGCAGAAACGATTACACTTCAATTTGAAAACCCTGAATTTTCTACTGTTACTTCTGATCAAATAACTATAAATCCCGCATCTCCTTCCGATTTAACTTATACCCAACAACCCAGCAATACAGCCCAAGGCAGTAATATCGATCCAGCAGTCGAGCTGCAACTTCTCGATGAATTTGAAAATATAGTAACAAATAGCGGTACACAAGTTACTATTAATGATGAATCTTTCTTAGATAGTGGCACCAGTGACTTTACAAGCGATACGGATTCAGATGGTATTGCTACATTTGATGGTCTAAATATTGCCAGTGGTGCCTCAAAAGGTTCCGTTAATCTAACTGCTCAATTTAGTGGCATTTCTTCACCGGTTTCAAGTGAATCATTTCTGATTATTGCTGCTGATGAGCTGGCAAGATTTATTATAACAGATACTAATGGGAATGATATTGGCGAACAACAGGCTGGCTCCAGTTTTAACATTACAGTTACAGCCAAGGATGGCAGCAAAAGTGATTATACCTTTTCCAGTGATAGAACAGTCGAAATAACCTCTGATGGAGACATCCAAAAGAATGGATCTTCAACAAGTAGTTTCCAAATTACTATTCCAAGTGGTGAAAGTAGTTTAAATACTGATTTAACAATTACCTCATCCGGAGATACAAAAATATTTGCTGATGAGGGTCAAGATGTTTCAGGAACCAGCAACACTTTTAATGTAACTCCATCGAGCACCATCGATGAAACGCAATCTACGATAACCGCAAATCCAACCTTAATTACTGCCGACGGCAACAGTACATCCACCATCACTGTGCAATTAAAAGATGAATTTGGTAACAACTTGGTATCAGGTGGAGAAACCGTTGAACTAACAACTACAGCAGGTACATTCAACGGTGGTGTTACAACTATTACAGCTAATGATGAAGGAGACGGCACCTATACTGCTGTGCTTATCTCTTCTACAACTGCAGGTGAAACAGCTACAATTTCAGCCACTGTAAATAGCAATGACATCACTGATGAAGCTACTGTTAATTTTGAACCTGGAGAGGTTACCTCCTTTACAATCGCGCTGCCCCAATCAAATGGTAGTCCCGCAACACAAACGGCTGGGGCCCCTTTCGAAATAGATGTTCATGCAGTTGATGACCTGGGAAATACCGTAACTTCATTTAATGGACCCGTAACGTTTACCTCGAACTCTGCTATCAGTGCTGGTGAAACAGCTACATTTTCAAATGGAACCCTTGAAAACTATCCTATAACACTCACCACTGCTGGTGCCAATGTAACTATTACCGTTAGTGGTGATAATCTATATCAAGTTTCTGGGACAAGTACTTCTTTCGAAATTGTTGCTAATCAGCCTGATGCTTCTACTTCTCAAGTAACAGCATCACCCGATATACTCCTTAGTGATGGTGACTCTCAGTCTGTTATTACGGTAACGTTAAGAGACGAATTCCAAAACCAAGTTTTTCAACAAAAGGCTGTTTCACTTAATATCGCCCAATTAGAAGAAAATGATGGAGTATCCCCTGACGGTGATGCAGATGCTACTTTTACTAATGGCCAACAAAGCATTTCTAATCTGCCATTTAACAGCAATCAAGGTATTTACAGAGATACCCTAACATCCACAAACACCATTGAACTTGTAGAAATTACAGGCTCATTTGGCAGTTCCCCCTCAACAGGTATAAGTCAGACTCCTACTGTTGATATTGTAATACCAAACACGTGGGAACCAGGGGGTGGTCCATCAGAATTTCGATCAGATTGGAATAATGACGATAACTGGACAAGTGGTGTGCCTGATGAAGATGACTACGTAGTTATTCCTGATAATTCAGATCCCGTGCCAGAATTAGATTTAAACGTTACGCTCGGAAGTTTTCAAATTGGAACAGGCAATTCACTAACTCTTTATGGAGGAAATGCAATCACTGTTTCAGGGAATCTCGATTTACAAGGAGATCTTAACATTGAGGAAAATACAGAATTAAATGTTAATGGGAACTTAATTGGCGGAGGTACATTTGCTGGTCAAAGTGGGACCAATATAGAAGTCAAAGGAGATATTTCACTAACTAACTTTAATACTCGTACAACCGGTTCCGAAATAACACTAAATGGTTCTGATCCGCAGGTTATAACCACCCCAATTTTTCGAGCTCAAAGTTTAAATATTTTAAATGATGTCACCGCAACTTCCGGTGATCTTATTGACACCGCTAATCTATTGATCACCGAAGGAAACACCTTTGAGCTTGCCCAGGATGCTGGTATCACGCTTGATAACCTCGAAAATATTTCCGGTGATGGTGAGCTTATTCTCAACAATAATACCCTTGTTACCCGTGGAGATCTTAGCCTATTAAATATAGATACCAGTGAGGGTACAGTCATTTTCGGAATTCGAACTGATGAGAATTTTGCAGACTATCCCGATCTGGAACAACAACAAATTGCGAACCTCAGCGAGATGCAAAATGCCGTCATCAACAACACTGAAGGAGTTCGCACTTTTGAAGACATTATTATTGAGGGCGATTTAACCCTTGAAAATGGGGAATTAATTATATCCTCAGGGAAAAGCCTCATCGCTCCTAATCAAACCTACAACAATGGCTCTATAACCATCAGGCGCTCGATCAGTAATAATGGCTGGGTGATGATGGGTTCTCCCATTAATGTTACCTTCTCGGATCTTTTTGACGGACTCGTAACCCAGGGCATGACAAACTCAGACTACCCCGATAAACAACCCAACCTACTTTACTATTATGAAAGTGCCGAATGCACCCAAGATGGTGATACCGTCCCCTGCACCGATAACCAACGTTGGCGCACCCCCGATGATATCAACAACAACATTCACAGCTCCAATACCGACTCGCTGGGTCAAGGGTACTTTTTCTATGTGTTTGGAGATGTAGATGGCGATTCTGATTATAATGATAGCCTTCCCAAAACCCTGAGCGTGAGCGGCGAAGAATACCAGCAGCAAAGTTCTACCTTCGATTTTACATCGGTCTCCTACACCGCTTCGGCAGATACTATCGAATCAATGGTAGGCTGGAATTTGCTTTCAAACCCCTGGGCAGCCAGTTTAGACTGGGATGACTCTGAATGGACTAAGACGAATGTAGATAATGTAATTTACATCTGGGATCCATCCACAAACAGCTATAAAACATGGAACGGAATTGACGGATCATTAGATAATGGACTCATCAAACCATTCCAGGCATTCTGGGTTAAAGCAAACGGTACAAATCCTAATTTAACCGTAGATAAGTCAGTAAAAACTACCGGCGGCACATATTATGGAAAATCAAAAAAAGAACCAGCATCCATAGGTTTTAAACTTGAAGCCGATACCCTTGAAACCGAAACACATATCACCCTTACCCCCGATGGCAGTAATGCAAAAGACCCGCGCGATGCCTATCGACTGTTACCATTTGAAACCGAAACATACTTAGAGCTTTATACTACTTTTGATGATGGGACGGAACTATCCATAAATAATTTAGCCCGTTCCTTTGGAAAAGAGATTTCTATCCCAATGCACGTAGGAGGGTTCAATGATGGACAGCCTATTAACGGTGAATATACCCTTTCCTGGCCTACTTTTGGTGATGTACCTGACGAATGGACAATCATTCTACAAGACAAAAAAACAGGCGAAAAAATCAATCTTCGGAAAAATACCTTTTACAGTTTCAATCTGTCGCAGTCCAAGGCCAAAAGCCCCATTAGTAATACAACAGAAAATTTCCAATTAGTGAAAAATCAGCGGCTGGATACAAAAGCCAAATCACAAAATAAGAGCAACTCAGACGAAAATCGGTTTGTAATTCATATTTCTCCGGGAGCCGATGGGGCCGATGTGCCCGATGAGTATTCGCTGGGAAAAAATTATCCCAATCCGTTTTCTGAACAAACCACTATCGAATATAACACACCGGTTGAGGGTGAAGTACAGATCCATATCTATGATATCTTGGGCCGAAAAGTAAAAACTATTTTAAATGAACGACGTCCCGCTGATTACCACGAAATAGATTGGATCCCTTCACAGCTGGCCAGCGGCGTCTATATTGTTGTGATGCGTGCTGGTGGAAAGCAATTCTCAAAAAAGCTTACCTACATTAAATAG